Below is a genomic region from Patagioenas fasciata isolate bPatFas1 chromosome 5, bPatFas1.hap1, whole genome shotgun sequence.
GGGCCCCACCCCctgcacctgtgtccccagggaaatCCTCACAgcgatgtccccagggtgctgccgcCAACATCATCATAGTCCGTGTGCCCCGGGGGGTCCCCTGTGGCTTCTGCAGGACTTGAGGGGTGGCAGCTCCCGCCTTAGGGGACAGCAAAGGCTGGTGCTTGGCAGGCGCTGCTTTGTGTCCCTGCGCAGCCCCCATGGGtctgctgcctgctccctgcccacgGCCAGTGCccccaggtggctctgcaggggacagggcagcCCTGGCCCCTCTTACCTGGGGGTGGGGGACAGCCCCAGCTCCTCCGTGCCACCCCCTCGGAGATGTCCCCAGCGCTGGGAGCAGGGGACACTTCTGGCACAGCTGCAGCATCGTCGTAGACATCcggggagctgtgctgggctggggactCTGCCACAGGCACAGGGGATGGGTGAACCAGAGGCGGTGCAGGGCTCTGGCTGTGCCACCCACCTCTGGCTGGACCACTGGGGAcgtcctggtggcactggggctgcaggatctcaGCCAGAGCCCCAGCAGGCATTGATGACACCAATGACACTAATGACACTAATGAcagccacagctgagctgggctcacctggctgagcaggggccgtgtcccctcgtgtccccttcACCTGGCcatgtcccctctccccaggttCCCCACCACgttcctgtccctgtgtccctaccTGGGGCTGTCTTGGGGTTGCTCTCCTCCACGCCACCCCCACTGTAATACGGCAGCTTCGTCCCCGACCCTTCTGACAGGGAGCCTGGCGGGGGGAGAACGGAGTTTGGGTGGCTGGAGCTGGCACCGTGGGCAGCATGGCCTGGGGGGACCAGGGGACACCCCCGTGCCATAGGAACCAGCTGGTGCCGAAACAACAGGACCCACTGGGGCTGTGGGACAGAGTTTCCCCCTCTTTTGGGAGAACCTCCAGGCACGGGGGGGCTGCACCCACCTGAGCCACTGGGCACCTCCTGGTACTCCGGGTCCGGGGTGTAATCCAGCTCCTCGTATATGGCGTCAGAGACGGGGTCCGCAGCTCCACCAGGGCCTGAAATGACGGGCAGCGCTCACCCGGGGCCGTGGGGACCGTGGGTGGCCCCGGGGTCACCTTCTGATCCACCCCCTGCAGCgggagtcccaggacccccaaatcgGCTCTGCCCCGGCACCCGCCCCCAGGACCCACCTCGGCGCCGAGCCCGGGCACAGCACATCTGCACGGCCAGGGCGCCCAGCGCCAGGAACAGCAGCGTCCCCAGGACCACACACAGCACCGTGGACACCGGCACCGACCCCGCCGCCGCCATCAGGgcggtgctgctggggacacctgcggggacacggccGGGCGGCGTGAGGAGGGGACCCCGGCCGGCCCAGCCCAGCGGGCGCTGCCGGAACGGGCACAGCTACCTGGGGACGGGGTGGGCGTCCCGCTCGTGCCATCACTGTCCTCGTCACAGGCGACATGGGCGTCCCCGCCGGGGCCGCAGTCCTGCAGGCGCCAGGGTGCCGAGGGACATCGCCAGAGCCAGCGGGTCCCCTTCTCGCAGCCCACCCAGGCCAGCCAGGCGGGGGCCGCGTCCCCGGGGGGCGCAGGCTCCAGCCTCCCCCCGTCCCCGCAGCCCAGCTGGCGGCAGGCGGCGATGGCCGTGGCGGGGCTGGTGCCGTTGGCACAAACGCCGCCCCAGGTGCCGTTGTGCAGCACCTCCAGGCGCCCGGCGCAgcggccgctgccgcccgccAGCCGCAGGGACAGCTGATCTGCAAGGGGGGACGGGGGTCACGGCACGGACCAGGGACGGTCCCCCGGGCCCCAGTCTGGGGGCGCACGGCACTGACCTGAGCAGACGGCACCTGCCCCACCACCGCGCCGGCAGCCGCGCCGTGCCGAGCCCGGACAGGCCCAGAGAGACGCCTCGGTCCCGGTGCAGCCACCGGCATCCGGCCACGGCGTCCCCATGCCGGCACCGAAGTGACCCGCTCCCGGTGCCGCCAGCGCCGAGCCACAGCCCAGCTGGCGGCACACGACGGTGGCGTCCGGGAGGTCCCAGCTGTCCTGGCAGGCACTGGCCCAGGTGCCATTGGCGTAGAGCTCCACGCGCCCGGCGCAGCGCCCAGGGCCGCCCACCAGCCTCACCCGCCGGCTGCCtgcggggacacaggggaccGGGCTGCGGTGGCCGCTCGGGGAGCCGGCGCCCCCGGCCCTTCCCGGGACACTCACCCGAGCAGACGACGGCCACCTCCTCGGGGCTGCCGGTTGGCGCGGCGCCCGTCCTGGAGACGTTGCACCgtgccaggctctcctcggtgccCACACACCGCAGCGCCACGGTGCCCAAGCCCGGCACGCCAGAGACTTTCTCCAGCACGCCGCAGCCCAGCTGCCGGCACACCACGCTGCCAAGGCCGCTGTCCCATGGCCCCGCCGCCATGCGGGCCCATGTCCCGGGGCTCGCGGTCACCTCCAGCCGCCCGTCGCACCGGCTCTCCCCCTCCACCAGCCGCAGGGGCTCGGCAACGCCTGCAACATCCCCAGCGGTGCCGTGGGGCCGCAGCACCAGCGGCGCAGAGACCCAGGGGGATGGCGGCTCGGCCCTCCCCTTGGCCCAGAAGGACCCTGTGTCCCTCGCTCCCAAGTCTTAGGGTGCCCCAAAAGCCCCTGAGGGCTGTTCCCACACACACCTGAGCAGTTGACTGCGGCGGTGGGCCCGGGGGCACAGGGGGGCTCCCCCAGCACCGCCGCGGGGCACTGGCCCAGGTGCCATTCGCTCCCGTCACAACCGAAGCCATCGCGCCACAtcggcccctcccccccgccgAAGGAGCCTCCCGGCGGCACGGCGATGGCGGCGCCGCAGCCGAGGTGGCGGCAGAGGACGTGGCCGTCACGCAGGTCCCAGCCGGTGGCACAGAgggacccccacgtcccccccacctCCACCTCCACCCGCCCGGCACAGCCGCTCTCGCCCGCCAGCCGGAAACCCGTGTAGGCTGTGGTGGAGAAATGGTGTTAGAGGGGGGCACGGCGGCGCGGGGACCCCCcgacacccccctgtccccagcgcttACGGGAGCAGACGATGCCGGCGTGGCTGGTgcagccggggctgcggggcggctgccgGGAGCAGGCGGAGAGCAGGGTTTCGGTGCCGGAGCACTCGAACCGCAGGTCCCAGAGCGGCCCCGTTCCTGCCCCGGACTGGCCGGTGCCGTGGACGGCGAGCACCGTGCCGCAGCCCAGCTCCCGGCACAGCACCTGGGCGGCCTTCATGTCCACGTGCTCCTGGCAGACGCTGGCCCAGGTTTGTCCCCTCCGCACCTCCAGCCGCCCGGCGCACGCGGTGTCACCGCCGACCAGCCGGGCAAACCCTGCCGGGAGGGCACGGGGGTGGTGGTGAGGGATGGGCCAGCACTGGGGGTGGTGGTGAGGGATGTGCCAGCACTGGGAGCGGTGGTGAGGGATGTGCCAgcactgggggtgttggtgacggATGTGCCAGCTCTAGCACGTCTCAAACACTACTCTGCTCCTACCTTGGCAGGTGACAGCAACGCCAAAGTTATGAGCACCATCAATGGGTCCCCAGCCGCGGATCTGGCAGTCCCAGAGCGTGGCCTCGTCCCCGCGGCAGTCAACGTCAATGACACCGATGGGACCGTCCGCTTCACCAAAGCTGTCAGCGGCGGTGTAGGCACCGGTGGCCGAGCCACAGCCCAGGTGCCGGCACACCACCTCAGCCTCATTCATGTTCCAGTCGCCATCTGCCACCGAGCCCCATTGTCCCCGGAGTTTCGCCTCCACCCTCCCGGCGCAGGGACCCCCGCCGGCCACCAACCGCAGCTCCACCGCCTCTGCACCGGGACACCAGCAGAGCCTCAGCcctgcctggggacaccccagcactCAGCGTGTGTCCCGGCACAGCCAATGTCCCCACCTCACCTTTGCAGATCACCCCCAAGTCCCATTCGTGGCCGCAGAAGTGCCGTCCCCAGCCATGGTTAGGACACTCGTGCAGCATCTCCTCGGTGCCCCGGCACCAGAACGGGTGGAGCCAAATCCGGCCGGTGCCCTGCCCGAACGGGGCGTAGGCTGACGCCTTGGCCACCCCGCCGCAGCCCAGTTGCCGGCACACCACGGTGGCCCAAGTGGTCTCCCAGTTGAAATGCAGGTTGCAGACGGAGCCCCACTCGCCGTCGTGCTTCACCTCCACCCGCCCGGcgcagcgcccgccgccgcccaccAGCCGCAGCTCCCCGGTGCCTGCGGCAAGGAGGGTGCTCAGCCCGGCCCcgtgggtccctgtccccccggtgggtccctgtcccctcgcTCCCTCCACCCCGTGCTCACCCCCGCAGAGCTGCACCCACAGCAACAGACCCAGCACCCCGGCAGGCACCATCGTGCCGTCCCCGCTGCCCCCGACACGGTGAGACCGCTGATATATCGGCAGTGGGAGCCAACGGAGGCGGCAGCACCTTTTGAGCCGTTATCAGGCGGGTTATCACCCAATTTTCAGAATCCCGGCCTCCAATGATCTGTTCCATGCCCAAATATGAGGCTCAGCTCCGCTTCTGGCGTCACACACCTCGTCACCCGGATGGCCCCAGGGGAACCAGCCCCCCCGGGACACCTGCTGCCAGCACCTCCCCACCCGTGTGCCCCCGTGGGGCTGATGCTGCTCCCAGAGCCCCGTCCCGATGGCCACAGGATTCACCCTAAATCCTCCCAAAACCTTCACAGTGCCGCCCCGGGCACCGGCAGGGGGCAAAGCCCAAGGCCCACGGCACGCCAGCACCCACCCTTGGGGCGCTCCCCTCCCTGGGGGTGCCTGGAGAGCCCATGGGGGACCCTGAGGTGACAGCCACCCCCCGGCTCACCGCGGTGTTCGCAGACGGCACATCCCCGGCTCCTCGCGGTGCCGGCGGCACATGGCGGCTCTGCCCGCGCTGCCTGCAGgtgcggccccgctcgccccgcggCGCGGGCAGGAAGGAGACGGTTTCCCCAGGCGGGAACCCAGGGTCGGCATCGACCGCACGCGGCTCCCGGCCACCTGCGCTGCCAGCGATAACGCCGTGCTCCGGCACACCGCGGTGACGCCGCTCGGGGGGGAACGGTGCCGGGGACCCACCTGGCTCAGCCAGGACTGAGCACCAGCAAAACCCGCTGGGCACGGGGGGAGGAAGAGACCGGGAGCTCCCTCGAGGTGTTGGTGGTGCCGACAAGGACGGGGCTGAGCCACCCACGGCGCTGGGACCCGGTGGGCTCCGGCAGCACTGAGCGGTGCTGGTGACGATGCTCTGGCCGGAGCGGTGTGACACGGAGCAGGGCGAGGAGGCGGTGACGTGGCTGAAGCTTTCCCAGCCCAGGTAAAGCCACCAAAAGCACAGGAACAGCCCCAAATCGTGGCGATGGCAGAAACGCCCAGAGACGCGCAATGGTGGATGCTGGTGGCATCGCACCGGGTGGGGGAACCCACCTCCCTGCGGGGACACACCTGCGGGCAGCACGGGCAGCACCACCACGTCCCACCGCCCTCTGCCATGGACCAGGGACCTGCCACCTGCaaatgtccccgtgtcaccccgggATGGCTTCTGGGTCTGACCCCACCATCCGTGTTACCTGGCACGTCCCCGATGGTGCAGCACAGACTGCTTGTccctcctggccccagggagctgCCGGGGCTGGTGACCCACCACGGCTGGCAGGAGGGGGACGCAGCTTTGGTGACCCCAAAACGGGAGGTGTCCCTCACTGCGCGCCCCAGGGACACCGGGAGCCCCCCCCACCGCAACACGGGGCCCTTCCAGAAACCTGGAAGCGATACGGGCGGTTTTTATTGCCGAATCCTTCCCTTTCGCCCCAAACGCGGCTCCGCGCACGGCGGGAAGCGGACACGCCGCCGCCCCCGGCGCTGGCCTCGCCCACAGCCCGGAGGCACCGCCCCGCGCGGCGCGCACTCCCGGCCAGCAGGGGGCGCGGCAGCGCGGCCGCGTCGctccggaaagagccgaagggcgGCGGAGGCGGCCGAGCCGGGCGACGAATCCTTGACCCTCCAGCCTGGGAAGGTTCCCAAGCACCGCCCCGTAACCGCACCGGGATGGGGTATTTTCCCCTCCCCATATAATTCCCAATTAGCCAATATATTTGCCTCTAGCATAAGCAAAATTCTATTTATTCTCTTTATACATATTTTACACCTAATTATTTCAGCCTTTAACCAATCAAATACAGCTAGGGCTTaatttcctccccccacccccgcctTTCGGAGAGGTCCCTGCACCAACCAGAGCCATTTCTAGCGCCGTTCTCGGTGCTGCCGAAGTTCAAGGGAAATCGCTGCAGCGCTGCGTGCGGGAGGGACACAGGAGCTGgtttgctgctctgctgtggcCCTGGGCAGCGAGAGGTGACCTCCGTGACCAGGGCCACCCCTCCTTGGGGACAGGGCCCCACCCCctgcacctgtgtccccagggaaatCCTCACAgcgatgtccccagggtgctgccgcCAACATCATCATAGTCCGTGTGCCCCGGGGGGTCCCCTGTGGCTTCTGCAGGACTTGAGGGGTGGCAGCTCCCACCTTAGGGGACAGCAAAGGCTGGTGCTTGGCAGGCGCTGCTTTGTGTCCCTGCGCAGCCCCCGTGGGtctgctgcctgctccctgcccacgGCCAGTGCccccaggtggctctgcaggggccAGGGCAGCCCTGGCCCCTCTTACCTGGGGGTGGGGGACAGCCCCAGCTCCTCCGTGCCACCCCCTCGGAGATGTCCCCAGCGCTGGGAGCAGGGGACACTTCTGGCACGGCCGCAGCATCGTCGTAGACATCcggggagctgtgctgggctggggactCTGCCACAGGCACAGGGGACGGGTGAACCAGAGGTGGTGCGGGGCTCTGGCTGTGCCACCCACCTCTGGCCGGACCACTGGGGATGTCCTGGTGGcaccggggctgcaggatctcaGCCAGAGCCCCAGCAGGCATTGATGACACCAATGACACCAATGACACTAATGAcagccacagctgagctgggCTCACCTGGCTGAGCAGGGGCCGTGCCCCCTCGTGTCCCCAGCACCTGGCcatgtcccctctccccagggctccccaccacgttcctgtccctgtgtccctaccTGGGGCTGTCTTGGGGTCGCTCTCCTCCACGCCACCCCCACTGTAATACGGCAGCTTCGTCCCAGACCCTTCTGACAGGGAGCCTGGCGGGGGCAGGACGGGGTTTGGGTGGCTGGAGCTGGCACCGTGGGCAGCATGGCCTGGGGGGACCAGGGGACACCCCCGTGCCATAGGAACCAGCTGGTGCCGAAACAACAGGACCCCCTAGGGCTGTGGGACAGAGTTCACCCCTCTTTTGGGAGAACCTCCAGGCACGGGGGGGCTGCACCCACCTGAGCCACTGGGCACCTCCTGGTACTCCGGGTCCGGGGTGTAATCCAGCTCCTCGTATATGGCGTCAGAGACGGCGTCCGCAGCTCCACCAGGGCCTGAAAGGACAGGCAACGCTCACCTGGGGCCGTGGGGACCGTGGGTACCCCGGGGTCACCCTCTGAGCCACCCCCTGCAGCGggagccccaggacccccaaaccggCTCTGACCCGGCACCCGCCCCCAGGACCCACCTCGGCGCCGAGCCCGGGCACAGCACATCTGCACGGCCAGGGCGCCCAGCGCCAGGAACAGCAGCGTCCCCAGGACCACACACAGCACCGTGGACACCGGCACCGACCCCGCCGCCGCCATCAGGgcggtgctgctggggacacctgcggggacacggccGGGCGGCGTGAGGAGGGGAACCCAGCCGGCCCAGCACAGCGGGGGCTGCCGGCACGGGCACAGCTACCTGGGGACGGGGTGGGTGTCCCGCTCGTGCCATCACTGTCCTCGTCACAGGCGACATGGGTGTCCCCGCTGGGGCCGCAGTCCTGCAGGCGCCAGGGTGCCGAGGGACATCGCCAGAGCCAGCGGGTCCCCTTCTCGCAGCCCACCCAGGCCAGCCAGGCGGGGGCCGCGTCCCCGGGGGGCGCAGGCTCCAGCCTCCCCCCGTCCCCGCAGCCCAGCTGGCGGCAGGCGGCGATGGCCGTGGCGGGGCTGGTGCCGTTGGCACAAACGCCGCCCCAGGTGCCGTTGTGCAGCACCTCCAGGCGCCCGGCGCAgcggccgctgccgcccgccAGCCGCAGGGACAGCTGATCTGCAAGGGGGGACGGGGGTCACGGCACGGACCGGGGACGGTCCCCCGGGCCCCAGTCTGGGGGCGCACGGCACTGACCTGAGCAGACGGCACCTGCCCCACCACCGCGCCGGCAGCCGCGCCGTGCCGAGCCCGGACAGGCCCAGAGAGACGCCTCGGTCCCGGTGCAGCCACCGGCATCCGGCCACGGCGTCCCCATGCCGGCACCGAAGTGACCCGCTCCCGGTGCCGCCAGCGCCGAGCCACAGCCCAGCTGGCGGCACACGACGGTGGCGTCCGGGAGGTCCCAGCTGTCCTGGCAGGCGCTGGCCCAGGTGCCATTGGCGTAGAGCTCCACGCGCCCGGCGCAGCGCCCAGGGCCGCCCGCCAGCCTCACCCGCCGGCTGCCtgcggggacacaggggaccGGGCTGCGGTGGCCGCTCGGGGAGCCGGCGCCCCCGGCCCTTCCCGGGACACTCACCCGAGCAGACGACGGCCACCTCCTCGGGGCTGCCGGTTGGCGCGGCGCCCGTCCCGGAGACGTTGCACCgtgccaggctctcctcggtgccCACACACCGCAGCGCCACGGTGCCCAAGCCCGGCACGCCAGAGACTTTCTCCAGCACGCCGCAGCCCAGCTGCCGGCACACCACGCTGCCCAGCTCCGTGTCCCACGGCCCCGCCGCCATGCGGGCCCATGTCCCGGGGCTCGCGGTCACCTCCAGCCGCCCGTCGCACCGGCTCTCCCCCTCCACCAGCCGCAGGGGCTCGGCAACGCCTGCAACATCCCCAGCGGTGCCGTGGGGCCGCAGCACCAGCGGCGCAGAGACCCAGGGGGATGGCGGCTCGGCCCTCCCCTCGGCCCAGAAGGACCCTGTGTCCCTCGCTCCCAAGTCTTAGGGTGCCCCAAAAGCCCCTGAGGGCTGTTCCCACACACACCTGAGCAGTTGACTGCGGCGGTGGGCCCGGGGGCACAGGGGGGCTCCCCCAGCACCGCCGCGGGGCACTGGCCCAGGTGCCATTCGCTCCCGTCACAACCGAAGCCATCGCGCCACAtcggcccctcccccccgccgAAGGAGCCTCCCGGCGGCACGGCGATGGCGGCGCCGCAGCCGAGGTGGCGGCAGAGGACGTGGCCGTCACGCAGGTCCCAGCCGGTGGCACAGAgggacccccacgtcccccccacctCCACCTCCACCCGCCCGGCACAGCCGCTCTCGCCCGCCAGCCGGAAACCCGTGTAGGCTGTGGTGGAGAAATGGTGTTAGAGGGGGGCACGGCGGCGCGGGGACCCCCcgacacccccctgtccccagcgcttACGGGAGCAGACGATGCCGGCGTGGCTGGTGCAGCCGGGGCTGCGGGGTGGCTGCCGGGAGCAGGCGGAGAGCAGGGTTTCGGTGCCGGAGCACTCGAACCGCAGGTCCCAGAGCGGCCCCGTTCCTGCCCCGGACTGGCCGGTGCCGTGGACGGCGAGCACCGTGCCGCAGCCCAGCTCCCGGCACAGCACCTGGGCGGCCTTCATGTCCACGTGCTCCTGGCAGACGCTGGCCCAGGTTTGTCCCCTCCGCACCTCCAGCCGCCCGGCGCACGCGGTGTCACCGCCGACCAGCCGGGCAAACCCTGCCGGGAGGGCACGGGGGCGGTGGTGAGGGATGTGCCAGCACTGGGGGTGGTGGTGAGGGATGTGCCAGCACTGGGGGTGGTGGTGAGGGATGTGCCAGCACTGCAAGTGGTGGTGAAGGATGTGCCAGCACTGGGGGTGGTGGTGAGGGATGGGCCAGCACCATTGCGTCCCAAACAGCACTCTGCTCCTACCTTGGCAGGTGACAGCAACATCATAGATGTGATCACCATCAATGGGTCCCCAGCCGCGGATTTCGCAGTCCCAGAGGCTGGCCTCATCCCCGCGGCAGTTGGCCCCAACCAGGCCGATGGGACCATCCCCTTTGCCAAAGCTGTCAGCGGCAGTGTAGGCACCGGTGGCTGAGCCACAGCCCAGGTGCCGGCACACCACCTCGGCCTCATTCATGTTCCAGTCTTCAACTGCCACCGAGCCCCATTGTCCCCGGAGTTTCGCCTCCACCCTCCCGGCGCAGGGACCCCCGCCGGCCACCAACCGCAGCTCCACCGCCTCTGCACCGGGACACCAGCAGAGCCTCACCcctgcctggggacaccccagcactCAGCGTGTGTCCCGGCACAGCCAATGTCCCCACCTCACCTCTGCAGATCACCCCCAAGTCCCACTCATGGCCGCAGAGGTGCCGTCCCCAGCCGAAGTTAGGACACTCGTGCAACATCTCCTCGGTGCCCCGGCAGAAGAACGGGTGGAGCCAAATCCGGCCGGTGCCCTGCCCGAACGGGGCGTAGGCTGACGCCTTGGCCACCCCGCCGCAGCCCAGTTGCCGGCACACCACGGTGGCCCAAGTGGTCTCCCAGTTGAAATGCAGGTTGCAGACGGAGCCCCACTCGCCGTCGTGCTTCACCTCCACCCGCCCGGcgcagcgcccgccgccgcccaccAGCCGCAGCTCCCCGGCGCCTGCGGCAAGGAGGGTGCTCAGCCCGGCCCcgtgggtccctgtccccccggtgggtccctgtcccctcgcTCCCTCCACCCCGTGCTCACCCCCGCAGAGCTGCACCCACAGCAACAGACCCAGCACCCCGGCAGGCACCATCGTGCCGTCCCCGCTGCCCCCAGCACGGTGACACCGCTGATATGTTGGCAGTGGGAGCCAACGGAGGCGGCAGCCCCTTTTGAGCCGTTATCAGGCGGGTTATCACCCAATTTTCAGAACCCCGGCCTCCAATGATCTGCTCCATGCCCTAATATGAGGCTCAGCTCCGCTTCTGGCGTCACACACCTCGTCACCCGGATGGCCCCGGGGGAACCAGCCCCCCCGGGACACCTGCTGCCAGCACCTCCCCACCCGTGTGCCCCCGTGGGGCTGATGCTGCTCCCAGAGCCCCGTCCCGATGGCCACAGGATTCACCCTAAATCCTCCCAAAACCTCCACAGTGCCGCCCCGGGCACCGGCACGGGGCAAAGCCCAAGGCCCACGGCACGCCAGCACCCACCCTTGGGGCGCTCCCCTCCCTGGGGGTGCCTGGAGAGCCCACGGGGGACCCTGAGGTGACAGCCACCCCCCGGCTCACCGCGGTGGTCGCAGACGGCACATCCCCGGCTCCTCGCGGTGCCGGCGGCACATGGCGGCTCTGCCCGCGCTGCCTGCAGgtgcggccccgctcgccccgcggCGCGGGCAGGAAGGAGACGGTTTCCCCAGGCGGGAACCCAGGGTCGGCATCGACCGCACGCGGCTCCCGGCCACCTGCGCTGCCAGCGATAACGCCGTGCTCCGGCACACCGCGGTGACGCCGCTCGGGGGGGAACGGTGCCGGGGACCCACCTGGCTCAGCCAGGACTGAGCACCAGCAAAACCCGCTGGGCACGGGGGGAGGAAGAGACCGGGAGCTCCCTCGAGGTGTTGGTGGTGCCGACAAGGACGGGGCTGAGCCACCCACGGCGCTGGGACCCGGTGGGCTCCGGCAGCGCTGAACGGTACTGGTGACGATGCTCTGGCCGGAGCGGTGTGACACAGAGCACGGCGAGGAGGCGGCGACGTGGCTGCAGCTTTCCCAGCCCAGGCAAAGCCACCAAATGCACAGGAACAGCCCCAAATCGTGGCGATGGCAGAAACGCCCAGAGACGCGCAATGGTGGATGTTGGTGGCATCGCACCGGGTGGGGGAACCCACCTCCCTGCGGGGACACACCTGCGGGCAGCACGGGCAGCACCACCACGTCCCACCGCCCTCTGCCATGGACCAGGGACCTGCCACCTGCaaatgtccccgtgtcaccccgggATGGCTTCTGGGTCTGACCCCACCATCCGTGTTACCTGGCACGTCCCCGATGGTGCAGCACAGACTGCTTGTCCCTCCTGGCGCCAGGGAGGTGCCGGGGCTGGTGACCCACCACGGCTGGCAGGAGGGGGACGCAGCTTTGGTGACCCCAAAACGGGAAGTGACCCTCACTGCGCGCCCCAGGGACACCGGGAGCCCCCCCCACCGCAACACGGGGCCCTTCCAGAAACCTGGCCGAGCGATACGGGCGGTTTTTATTGCCGAATCCTTCCCTTTCGCCCCAAACGCGGCTCCGCGCACGGCGGGAAGCGGAcacgccgccgcccccgccgccactGGCCCCGCCCACAGCCCGGAGGCACCGCCCCGCGCGGCGCGCACTCCCGGCCAGCAGGGGGCGCGGCAGCGCGGCCGCGTCGctccggaaagagccgaagggcgGCGGAGGCGGCCGAGCCGGGCGACGAATCCTTGACCCTCCAGCCTGGGAAGGTTCCCAAGCACCGCCCCGTAACCGCACCGGGATGGGGTATTTTCCCCTCCCCATATAATTCCCAGTTAGCCAATGTATTTGCCTCTAGCATAAGCAAAATTCTATTTATtctctttatatatattttacaccTAATTATTTCAGCCTTTAACCAATCAAATACAGCTAGGGCTTaatttcctcccccctcccccgcctTTCGGAGAGGTCCCTGCACCAACCAGAGCCATTTCTAGCGCCGTTCTCGGTGCTGCCGAAGTTCAAGGGAAATCGCTGCAGCGCTGCGTGCGGGAGGGACACAGGAGCTGgtttgctgctctgctgtggcCCTGGGCAGCGAGAGGTGACCTCCGTGACCAGGGCCACCCCTCCTTGGGGACAGGGCCCCACCCCctgcacctgtgtccccagggaaatCCTCACAgcgatgtccccagggtgctgctgccAACATCATCATAGTCCGTGTGCCCCGGGGGGTCCCCTGTGGCTTCTGCAGGACTTGAGGGGTGGCAGCTCCCGCCTTAGGGGACAGCAAAGGCTGGTGCTTGGCAGGCGCTGCTTTGTGTCCCTGTGCAGCCCCCGTGGGtctgctgcctgctccctgcccacgGCCAGTGCccccaggtggctctgcaggggacagggcagcCCTGGCCCCTCTTACCTGGGGGTGGGGGACAGCCCAGGCTCCTCCGTGCCACCCCCTCGGAGATGTCCCCAGCGCTGGGAGCGGGGGACACTTCTGGCACGGCCGCAGCATCGTCGTAGACATCcggggagctgtgctgggctggggactC
It encodes:
- the LOC136102092 gene encoding scavenger receptor cysteine-rich type 1 protein M130-like, which codes for MVPAGVLGLLLWVQLCGGAGELRLVGGGGRCAGRVEVKHDGEWGSVCNLHFNWETTWATVVCRQLGCGGVAKASAYAPFGQGTGRIWLHPFFCRGTEEMLHECPNFGWGRHLCGHEWDLGVICREAVELRLVAGGGPCAGRVEAKLRGQWGSVAVEDWNMNEAEVVCRHLGCGSATGAYTAADSFGKGDGPIGLVGANCRGDEASLWDCEIRGWGPIDGDHIYDVAVTCQGFARLVGGDTACAGRLEVRRGQTWASVCQEHVDMKAAQVLCRELGCGTVLAVHGTGQSGAGTGPLWDLRFECSGTETLLSACSRQPPRSPGCTSHAGIVCSPYTGFRLAGESGCAGRVEVEVGGTWGSLCATGWDLRDGHVLCRHLGCGAAIAVPPGGSFGGGEGPMWRDGFGCDGSEWHLGQCPAAVLGEPPCAPGPTAAVNCSGVAEPLRLVEGESRCDGRLEVTASPGTWARMAAGPWDTELGSVVCRQLGCGVLEKVSGVPGLGTVALRCVGTEESLARCNVSGTGAAPTGSPEEVAVVCSGSRRVRLAGGPGRCAGRVELYANGTWASACQDSWDLPDATVVCRQLGCGSALAAPGAGHFGAGMGTPWPDAGGCTGTEASLWACPGSARRGCRRGGGAGAVCSGQCHQLSLRLAGGSGRCAGRLEVLHNGTWGGVCANGTSPATAIAACRQLGCGDGGRLEPAPPGDAAPAWLAWVGCEKGTRWLWRCPSAPWRLQDCGPSGDTHVACDEDSDGTSGTPTPSPGSCVPSSTALMAAAGSVPVSTVLCVVLGTLLFLALGALAVQMCCARARRRGPGGAADAVSDAIYEELDYTPDPEYQEVPSGSGSLSEGSGTKLPYYSGGGVEESDPKTAPESPAQHSSPDVYDDAAAVPEVSPAPSAGDISEGVARRSWGCPPPPGGSCHPSSPAEATGDPPGHTDYDDVGGSTLGTSL
- the LOC136101810 gene encoding scavenger receptor cysteine-rich domain-containing protein SCART1-like encodes the protein MGRGKYPIPVRLRGGAWEPSQAGGSRIRRPARPPPPPFGSFRSDAAALPRPLLAGSARRAGRCLRAVGEASAGGGGVSASRRARSRVWGEREGFGNKNRPYRFQVSGRAPCCGGRSLVHGRGRWDVVVLPVLPAGVSPQGGGFPHPVRCHQHPPLRVSGRFCHRHDLGLFLCFWWLYLGWESFSHVTASSPCSVSHRSGQSIVTSTAQCCRSPPGPSAVGGSAPSLSAPPTPRGSSRSLPPPVPSGFCWCSVLAEPGGSPAPFPPERRHRGVPEHGVIAGSAGGREPRAVDADPGFPPGETVSFLPAPRGERGRTCRQRGQSRHVPPAPRGAGDVPSANTARSHRVGGSGDGTMVPAGVLGLLLWVQLCGGTGELRLVGGGGRCAGRVEVKHDGEWGSVCNLHFNWETTWATVVCRQLGCGGVAKASAYAPFGQGTGRIWLHPFWCRGTEEMLHECPNHGWGRHFCGHEWDLGVICKEAVELRLVAGGGPCAGRVEAKLRGQWGSVADGDWNMNEAEVVCRHLGCGSATGAYTAADSFGEADGPIGVIDVDCRGDEATLWDCQIRGWGPIDGAHNFGVAVTCQGFARLVGGDTACAGRLEVRRGQTWASVCQEHVDMKAAQVLCRELGCGTVLAVHGTGQSGAGTGPLWDLRFECSGTETLLSACSRQPPRSPGCTSHAGIVCSPYTGFRLAGESGCAGRVEVEVGGTWGSLCATGWDLRDGHVLCRHLGCGAAIAVPPGGSFGGGEGPMWRDGFGCDGSEWHLGQCPAAVLGEPPCAPGPTAAVNCSGVAEPLRLVEGESRCDGRLEVTASPGTWARMAAGPWDSGLGSVVCRQLGCGVLEKVSGVPGLGTVALRCVGTEESLARCNVSRTGAAPTGSPEEVAVVCSGSRRVRLVGGPGRCAGRVELYANGTWASACQDSWDLPDATVVCRQLGCGSALAAPGAGHFGAGMGTPWPDAGGCTGTEASLWACPGSARRGCRRGGGAGAVCSDQLSLRLAGGSGRCAGRLEVLHNGTWGGVCANGTSPATAIAACRQLGCGDGGRLEPAPPGDAAPAWLAWVGCEKGTRWLWRCPSAPWRLQDCGPGGDAHVACDEDSDGTSGTPTPSPGSVPSSTALMAAAGSVPVSTVLCVVLGTLLFLALGALAVQMCCARARRRGPGGAADPVSDAIYEELDYTPDPEYQEVPSGSGSLSEGSGTKLPYYSGGGVEESNPKTAPESPAQHSSPDVYDDAAAVPEVSPAPSAGDISEGVARRSWGCPPPPGGSCHPSSPAEATGDPPGHTDYDDVGGSTLGTSL